One window of the bacterium genome contains the following:
- a CDS encoding phosphodiester glycosidase family protein — protein MDAARWSLELLSVDDVDAPDLMTARQWCEQHDLVAAINAGMFSVDFRTHVGFAAVRGRVLCEVVSDYQSVAAFHPFDGRGRAPFRIFDLDEPGVTLAGIRRDYGSVVQNLRLIKRPGDNRWQRQDRRWSEAALAEDAQGRILFVFCRAPLTMHDFNEALLGLGIGVVAAQHLDGGPPAQMFVRVGEVERELVGSYETGVRQDEGNVTAWPIPIVLGVRRR, from the coding sequence GTGGATGCCGCGCGATGGTCGCTCGAACTGCTCAGCGTGGACGATGTCGACGCCCCCGACCTCATGACCGCCCGCCAATGGTGCGAACAGCATGATCTGGTGGCCGCCATCAACGCCGGCATGTTCTCTGTCGACTTCCGCACGCACGTCGGGTTCGCGGCGGTGCGGGGGCGCGTGTTGTGCGAGGTCGTCAGCGACTACCAGTCCGTGGCCGCGTTCCATCCCTTCGACGGCCGCGGACGGGCGCCGTTCCGGATCTTCGACCTGGACGAGCCCGGCGTCACGCTGGCCGGCATCCGCCGGGACTACGGCTCGGTGGTGCAGAACCTGCGGCTGATCAAGCGCCCCGGCGACAATCGCTGGCAGCGACAGGACCGCCGCTGGAGCGAGGCCGCCCTGGCCGAGGACGCGCAGGGCCGCATCCTCTTCGTGTTCTGTCGCGCCCCGCTGACGATGCACGACTTCAACGAGGCGCTGCTGGGGCTGGGGATCGGCGTCGTGGCCGCGCAGCACCTGGACGGCGGGCCGCCGGCGCAGATGTTCGTGCGCGTGGGCGAGGTCGAGCGCGAACTGGTGGGCAGCTACGAGACCGGGGTGCGGCAGGACGAGGGCAACGTCACGGCGTGGCCGATCCCGATCGTGCTGGGGGTCAGGCGGCGGTAG